In Lentilactobacillus sp. SPB1-3, the sequence TGCTTCTAATCGAGACTTCAAAATACCATCTAAGTACGTATCCGTTTGCTCCAACACTTCATTATTCAAGGCAATCACAGCACCACGAATATTTTTCCACTTCGCCCATTCTTCTGGCGATTTGGTAGCCTTAAATTGTTCACGTGAACGCTGACGTTGTTTAGGAGTCACTACTCCATTAACAATATGCCATTTAGCATGTTTGTATTGCTTTTTCAAAACATGCAATTCATGTTTAAAGGTGCGCTTATTTTTCAAACCTGAGTTCCAATGATTAATCGCATTATCATAGATATTGATCACTTCTGTACCATACTTATCACCCACAGCGTCGCTGTGAATATAATTACGAATATAGTCTTTAGTATCATCTAAAAGCGTCTGAAATTTATCATCCGTGACAGAACTAATAGTCCAGCCCTTTTGTGTCTGTAATTGAGACGTTAGCTCCTCACGGACCGCATGATCACTAATCTGTGATCTGATTTGCAAGGTTGCATAATCGACCATCTTACTTCTGACGTGAGCAATATCATCTGCAGAATAAGCAGCCGTCCCTTTTGGCATAACTCGAGGTAGCATAATGGCACTAGATAACATACTGATTAAAATGACTAGTGTTGCAACCAAAATTAATTCTTCACGAAATGGGAAAACTTTACCATCGATTAAATGAGGCAATGAAAAAGCCATTGCTAAGGTCATAGTTCCATGAACACCACCTAATGCAAATATTCTTGCATTCTGTCGATGAGGTGCGTTTCCAGCAGTGCCAAATAATGATCTGATGTCCCCTTGACCCTCTCGAATTGCCCAGATAAATCGAATCGCTAGCATTGCTAGGTAAATCAAAATGGATAATCCCAACAACTGCATAGATCCAGGAACACCGATCTTCACAAAATCTTTCCACACTTCGGGCAAAGATAAACCTAAAATGACAAACACCAGACTATTCAATACGTTTGAAATCGTTGTCCAAATTGTACTAGAAGTCAGTTGAACCCTAGTAGATGTCAGTCGTAATCGTGATGCTTCCCAATTATGCACAATTCCCGTCGCCACTACGGCTAAAATTCCAGAAGTGCCTAACTGTTCTGCAACAATATATACCAAGAATGGAGTCATGATACTAATGGGGATAATTGAAGTTTCTGCATTGTTAATATGCACATTCAACCATACTCGAACTCCAACTATGATGAGCCCCAAAACGATTCCTAGTACCACACCACCTATAGAAACGAAAAGGAAATGGCTTAGTCCGGTAAATAGCGAAAACGAGCCTTTTTGTAAAACCGATAGCGCTAAATCTAACATTACCAAACCAGTGGCATCATTAAATAATGATTCTAATTCCAATACGTCACCGACGCCACCAGGCATTTCACGACCATTATCACTTGTCAATGATTTAACAGCCACGGCATCCGTTGGCGTTACAACGGCAACCAAGGCAATTGCTAAAGGTAATGTCCATTGCGTTTCAACTAAATTTGTCAAAATTCCGACGATTAATATTGTACCTATGATTAAAACAACAGATAACAGAAAAATCGTACTAAACTTTTGTCTGATTTTTCTAAATGACTGCCTTTGTCCATCCACAAACATTAATGGTGCGATAATAACTAACATGAAAAATTCGGGTTCCAATTCAAAACCATTAAAAGCTGGTGTAAAGGACAACAATAATCCCATGGTAATAAAAATAAATGCGTCCGGAACTCTAGGAATAAATTGCTTAACCACGTTAGCAGCAATCACACCTAGAAGTAACAATCCTATTAAGTATAACGATTCCATAATATTCCCTCTCAATCACCGATTAATTACTATGAAGTTGCTAATACATAATTCATCGATATTTTATTGCGAACTCTTTTTTAAATTCATTGAATACTCTCAATTTGATTCTATAACAAATTGAAGATGGCAATCCAAATCAAGACTTAAATTCTATGCTTTGCTAGCTATTATTTCAACTATTTCATGATAATTATTGCGATAAAAATAGCTTAACTTGTAAATCACAAATACCACTGGTACGATTATGTTGGTTCACATATCAATTAGGAGGTGTTTAAATGTCAGCAGTTAACAGAATTACCATTAAGGAATGGGCAAAAAAGGAATTAAATCAACATTTCAGATTTTATGTGATTTTGATTATTTGTGCTTTGTTAGCCTTAATCCTAAGTCAAGGAATCAGCAGTTGGTACCAATTCAGTAATGTAGGTGATCCGGATCCGGTAGTATCAACTTGGTTGGGCATTGCATTTTTAATTTCAGTAATTGCTTCCATGTTTAAGACCAGTGCCATGTTCACCATGATAGATATTACCCGTGGTGAAACTGATCAAACAGAACCAATGCAAAAAACTTTTTCTATCTTTGATAATGGCCAATATTTCATTGGCTGGGTCGTAATTAATATTTTAATTGCCATTTTTGTTTTTCTTTGGAGTTTATTGCTAATCTTCCCTGGTATCATTAAAGGATATTCTTATTCTCAAGCTGTGTTCATTTATCGTGATGCTATCAAACGTGGTGAAAAAATGGGTTACTTGGAAGCCATCACTGAAAGTCGTCACAGAATGAATGGTAAAAAATGGTTCTTATTCGTTTTTGATTTCAGCTTTTTTGGATGGATCATCTTAACCAGTATCACGGCTGGAATTCTAGGTATCTGGGTTTATCCTTACTACTGGCTTGCAAAAGCTAAGTTTTACTCAGAATTTATCGATAATCCTGCTCAAGCTCAAGAAGAGCCAGTAACACCAATTGATCCACCAATCGAATAATCAACAAAAAAGAGCTTAGTTATTTCAAGTTAGAAATAACTAAGCTCTTTTATTATGCAAAGTATTTTGTCGCAATAGTTTTATACGTCTTAATCGTTTCAAAAAAACTAGTCAACGTTGTGTATTCATCAATTTGGTGAGCTTCACTCCATGCATCTGGTCCTAAAATTGCCACTGGCATATCAGAATTAGATTGAATGAACACACTGGCATCAGTGGCACCATTAATAATTGATAGCTTAGGTTGACGATCAAGATAATTTGATTTGGCAGAATCCATAACTAATCTGATGAAATCATTATCCGGATCAGTTTCAACCGGATAAAAATTATGAATTATTGAAAACTCTAATTGATACTGGGTGTCTTTATTAATTCGTTCAACGACCTGATTGATTCGATCAATGACATGAGCATTATCGAATTTCAGCGTGGGGCGAATGTTTCCGTAGATTTCCGCGTAATCAGGAATAATGTTCACTTGATCTCCACCCTTGATCAAGGTCACACTGTGCTTGACTGGTCCCAAATATTTATCTTCTTCGACTTCATCAAATAACGAGTTTTCCCGGTTGATATATTGAACAATACCGTTAATTGCATTAATTCCCTTTTCTGGGGCAGAACTATGCACAGCCTTACCATAACTTTTGACCTGATAATTCAAACTCCCCGAATGAGCAAAGATCACTTCACCGCCAGTTGGCTCCCCAACCAACATGGCCGAAACGTCTTTAGCAATTCCCTGTTCGTTTAAACGATTTGCCCCAGGAGTACCATATTCTTCTCCTGCTGTAGCAATTAGACGAACTTTGCCACTGATGGGCACATTCTCTTCAACAAGTTCAATAATGGCAATCACTTGAGCAGCCAAACCACTTTTCATATCAGCAGTCCCGCGGCCAAATGCCTTATCACCATCTACAGTGAATTTTAAAGGTTCGTGCGTCCATTTATCTTCATCACCTAAAGCCACTGTATCTTGATGACCCTCAAATGCCAAAACTCGCGTGTCTTGAGCATCCCCAATTTCAGCCACCAAGTTAGCTCGATGTTCTCCAAAAGCATCGATCGTACTATCAATATGATGTTCGGCTAATTTATCAGCAATGAATTTGGACACTGTGAGTTCATTACCATTAACCGAATTAATTTCGACTAACTGTTTTAAAATATCAATTTTTTCTGCCTGTTTCAAATAAACTATCTCCCATCAAAATATCTTAGCGACTTTGATGATCCAACTTTTTGGCAAGAAAATCGCCAACTAGTTGAACTACTAAAACAAATAGTAAAACTAGTAAGGTCGCGATCCAGGTCACATCATTTGAAAATCGGTTGTAACCATATGCAATCGCTGTATTTCCTAGTCCACCGGCACCGATAGCTCCTGCCATGGCGGTCAAGCCAATCAAACTGATTAGAGTTACAGTAGTTACTCGAACTAGTTCTGAACGAGCCTCTTGTAAATAAACGTCAAATACAAGATCCCAAAAACTAGCACCTACTGATTGAGCAGCCTCAATCTTACCATGGTCAACTCCAGACAAGGCAACTTGCACCTGACGAGCATAGAAAGGAAATACCCCAAGCGAAAGTGGCACTAATGCGGCTGTAGTCCCAATTTGAGTACCCACGATTTCTTGTGTAACTGGGGCAATAAATGCCAACAGAATAATGAAAGGAATAGCTCTAAAAATTGAAACAATTTTATCAAAAATATTAAACCAGACGCGGTTAGCTTTAATACCGTGTTCGTCAGTTAATACTAGGCCAATCCCAAATATCAAACCTAAGATACCGCCAAAAATAGCGGACCAAAATGTCATAAATAGCGTCTGACCAATTGAAGTTAACCAACCGTCATCTCCTGACCATCCCAAACTAACAACGTTTGGTAAAACGTGTGCGATCCAATCCATTATTTGTCACTTCCTTCAGATAACGATATTTCTGTTGCTTGAACTCCAGCAGTGTGTAAGTAATCGATAGCTTTTCTTCTACTATCATCATCCCCTGAAACCACCACATACAACGTGCCGACAGGAGTATCTCTTAATAACTCCACATTGCCATAGATAATACTAGCTTGAACACCAAATTCTGAATATAACTTAGTAACGATTGGATCACTAGTTGAATTACCCTCGTAAGTTAGTTTCAAGATCGTTGTGTTTTTAGCATCGGTGTTTTGAGACTTTCTTAAAATAGATAGAGCATCCTGTGAATTTTGTTCTGTTCCGACTAGTTCCTTAGTTAACTCAGATTGAGAATTTGTGAAGATATCCAACAAACTGCCTCGTTCGATAATTTGGCCAGCACTCATCACAGCAACTTTGTTGGCCACTTTCTTCACTGCGTCCATCTCATGGGTAATCAGGACAATAGTTAATCCTAATTCTTTATTAAGACGAGCAAGTAATTCCAAAATTTGTGTAGTGTTCTTTGGATCCAAAGCAGAAGTAGCCTCATCAGAAATTAGAATATCAGGCTTATTAGCAAGTGCCCGAGCAATTGCGACTCTTTGCTGTTGGCCACCTGATAATTGTGCAGGATATGCGTCTCCACGATCACCAAGATCCACTAAGTCTAATAGCTCTTGCGCTCGCTCATCAATTTCTTTTTCTTTTAAATGGCTGTGACGTAAAGCGAACTTAACGTTTTCAATGACGGTTCTTTCCTCTAATAAATTAAAGTGTTGAAAAATCATTCCAATTCCGCGACGTTCTTCTCGTAATTCTTTGGCACTCAACATTGTTTGTTTGCCAGCCTGATTGGAGAAGATAACTTTACCATTTATCGTGATGGTTCCATTGGTTGGAATCTGCAGTAAATTGATTACTCGAACCAATGTCGACTTTCCGGCTCCAGAATAACCAACAACTCCGTAAATATCGCCCTTTTCTACTTCTAAAGAAACATTTTGAACTGCTTTGATTTGATCAGCCTCTTTGCCTTTATCAAAGAAGACATCAATATTATCTAACTTAATTACTGTCTCACTCATTAACTCACCTCAAGCTACTTTCTAACCAGTATTATTTGTTAACGTTCAAGTCCCAAGCAGGAATTTCAGATGTTCCATATTGCTTTTCAATTTCTTTTTTAACTTCTGGAGTTTGGTATGATTTCACAACATCTTTATATGCTTGCTTGTCTTTATCAGATTTTCTAGCAGCAATAATGTTGATCCATCTCTTAGAATCTTTGTTGATTGGTTCAACATAAATGGCGCTCTTGTAATTTAAACCAGCTGATTGTGCAAAGTTAGTGTTAATAACAGCAGCATCAACATCAGCAAGTGAACGAGCAACTTGACTAGCATCTAACTCTTTGATCTTAATTTGTTTAGGATTTTTTGCAATAGAACTCAATGTTGCTTGTTTAGTCCCTGGTTTAAATGTAATCAATCCAGCATTTTTCAATACAAATAATGAACGTGATTCATTAGTAGCATCATTAGGAACTGCGATAGTTGCACCCTTCTTAAGGTCTTTAATGTTCTTAACTTTTTGTGAATATACTCGAATTGGTGTAATGAAGGTTTTTCCAATTGAAACTACCTTGTTACCGTTACTCTTATTCCAGTTATTCAAGAAATCGTAATGTTGGAATGAGTTCAAATCAATATTGTCGTTTACCAATGCTTTGTTGGGTTGGTTATAATCTGTAAACTTCTTGAACTGCAATGTGATCTTATACTTATCCTTTGCAACCTTAGCAACTTTGTTCCAGATTGCGTCATCTTGCTTAGTACCAGACATAACCCCAATGGTAACTGTCTTGGCATTGTTACTTGCACTACGACCAAAACTTAAATAACCAATTCCTAAAATAACGATAACTACGATTGCCCAAATAGTAATATTTCTTCCTCTACGACTCATCTTGAATTCCTCATTTCTATTTTTTAAATAAATTTAGTTTAGCGATGCGCTGACACGCTTCAGTGTATCTTGGTTCATCAATCAATAATCCGATCCGAACATATCCTTCGCCATTTTCACCAAATCCCGTTCCTGGAGCCACTGCAACGGCGGCTTTCTCCAGTAGCAAATCAGCAAATTTTTCACTGGTATAACCTTCTGGAACCGGCATCCAAGCATAAAAGGTTCCTTCAGATTTGTATGGCTCCCATCCAATTGATCTAGCGGCATTGAAAAACTGATCCCGTCGCTGTTCATATCGCGATACCAACTTAGTGACACTTTCCTGACTTTCATTTAATGCGGCTGTGGCGGCATCCTGGATGGCTGGAAAAACACTAACGAATAAATGATCCTGAATTAAATTAATTGCTTCTATAATATCTGAATTTCCAACTGCGAATCCAACCCGCCAGCCTGCCATATTATAAGTCTTTGAGAATGTGTACGTCTCTATACCAACGTCTTTAGCACCAGGAGTTTGGAGAAAACTGACTGGTCGATTACCATCAAAACCAATTGCTCCATATGCAAAATCTTGAACGATACTAACATTATTTTGTTTAGCAAAGTCCACAACATCTTGATAAAATTCTGGAGTTGCAATCGCCCCAGTAGGATTATTGGGATAATTTAGGTAAATCAGATTCCGCTTATCATGATCCACATCAATTTCCGTCAAATCTGGTAAATAATCATTTTCTGCATTGATTGCATAGAGATTTAACTTGGCGTTAGCCAAAGGTACTCCGGATAAATAATCTGGATAGCCTGGATCGGGTAAAAAGACATTATCTCCGGGATTTAATAACGCTAATGGTAATTCGACCAAAGCTGTTTTTGAACCACCAATAATTGCTACTTCAGTCTGAGGGTCTAATTGCACTCCGTATTCACGTTGATAAAAATCAGCAGCGGCTTGCTTTAATTCTTCTTTACCACGAAAAGGAGAATACTTGTGACTATTAGGATCAGCCGTCGCCTTTTGCATTGCTTCAACAATGTTTTTTGGGGTTGGCTGATCCGGATTTCCTTGACCCAGATTTATAACGTCAGCTCCAGAAGCAATCTTTTGATTGACCTTTTGTACCAAGCTAGCAAAAAATTGTTTCGGTAAATTATCTAACACTTGCGATTTTTGAATCTTCATCTAATTCCCCCTTTCTCTAATTCAAATCATAAAAAAAGTCCCTTTAGTTGCATAACAACTAAAGGGACGACGAAATCGTGGTACCACCCTGATTCACAGCTTGATTAAGTCAACCTGCCTCAACAGCACAATAATGCTAGGGATGGTAACGGATCCTGCCGTGACTACCGCGTTAACAATAATCCATTTATCAGAGCTCATCTTCATTTCACAGTGAACATTGGTTTGCACCTAATCCCAACTCTCTACAGAACACCATCGAAATTACTCTTCTCTTCATGACTTGTTTATTGAATTACTATAAATAATAACATTGTTTTCTAATAAATCAAGCGATTTTTTAATATTCATCCCACAATTGGTCGTGAACCGTTCGTGGAAGAAAAAAATTCATTAAATAATGTTCAAAACTTGAAAGACCCTCCCTATGAGTTTCTTTGCTATAATGAAGTTATTAAAGCTAAAGGAGAGTGACATTATGACAAAAACAATCACATTGAGAAACTTGCCGAAGACACTGACTCCAGATAAAGATGTTATCACCCTAAGCATCAACCTAAATAAATTGAAATATCAACAAGATGAGCGATTACACCTGAAGAGTGCTTTGACTGAAGTTAAGAAGTATGCTGAAGATAATTCAGATTTGAATTATTCAGATCTAGAAAAACAAATTTTTGATTTAATTGATGAAGATCTTCCTTATCAAGGCGTAACTTTATTTATTCAAGACACAAACTCTGAAATCTTGCTTCTACCAAGAACCACCGTTGATGATATTCACATTACTATCAGTAAATCGCCTGATTTACTTTCAATCCTACGGGAACAACCAAACAAGGTATATTATCTATTAGCTTTAGAGGGTTCTACA encodes:
- a CDS encoding methionine ABC transporter ATP-binding protein codes for the protein MSETVIKLDNIDVFFDKGKEADQIKAVQNVSLEVEKGDIYGVVGYSGAGKSTLVRVINLLQIPTNGTITINGKVIFSNQAGKQTMLSAKELREERRGIGMIFQHFNLLEERTVIENVKFALRHSHLKEKEIDERAQELLDLVDLGDRGDAYPAQLSGGQQQRVAIARALANKPDILISDEATSALDPKNTTQILELLARLNKELGLTIVLITHEMDAVKKVANKVAVMSAGQIIERGSLLDIFTNSQSELTKELVGTEQNSQDALSILRKSQNTDAKNTTILKLTYEGNSTSDPIVTKLYSEFGVQASIIYGNVELLRDTPVGTLYVVVSGDDDSRRKAIDYLHTAGVQATEISLSEGSDK
- a CDS encoding cation:proton antiporter, producing MESLYLIGLLLLGVIAANVVKQFIPRVPDAFIFITMGLLLSFTPAFNGFELEPEFFMLVIIAPLMFVDGQRQSFRKIRQKFSTIFLLSVVLIIGTILIVGILTNLVETQWTLPLAIALVAVVTPTDAVAVKSLTSDNGREMPGGVGDVLELESLFNDATGLVMLDLALSVLQKGSFSLFTGLSHFLFVSIGGVVLGIVLGLIIVGVRVWLNVHINNAETSIIPISIMTPFLVYIVAEQLGTSGILAVVATGIVHNWEASRLRLTSTRVQLTSSTIWTTISNVLNSLVFVILGLSLPEVWKDFVKIGVPGSMQLLGLSILIYLAMLAIRFIWAIREGQGDIRSLFGTAGNAPHRQNARIFALGGVHGTMTLAMAFSLPHLIDGKVFPFREELILVATLVILISMLSSAIMLPRVMPKGTAAYSADDIAHVRSKMVDYATLQIRSQISDHAVREELTSQLQTQKGWTISSVTDDKFQTLLDDTKDYIRNYIHSDAVGDKYGTEVINIYDNAINHWNSGLKNKRTFKHELHVLKKQYKHAKWHIVNGVVTPKQRQRSREQFKATKSPEEWAKWKNIRGAVIALNNEVLEQTDTYLDGILKSRLEAFQSDNTYVYDVRQAVNEYLNRISHEYKQKSVNVDSDLYIQAFQFEYNFVQQASSTGRLPRTLISALYSEINQAQALQLHQLEELSTINTEDQELATSQIENN
- a CDS encoding methionine ABC transporter permease, whose product is MDWIAHVLPNVVSLGWSGDDGWLTSIGQTLFMTFWSAIFGGILGLIFGIGLVLTDEHGIKANRVWFNIFDKIVSIFRAIPFIILLAFIAPVTQEIVGTQIGTTAALVPLSLGVFPFYARQVQVALSGVDHGKIEAAQSVGASFWDLVFDVYLQEARSELVRVTTVTLISLIGLTAMAGAIGAGGLGNTAIAYGYNRFSNDVTWIATLLVLLFVLVVQLVGDFLAKKLDHQSR
- a CDS encoding ArgE/DapE family deacylase, with the protein product MKQAEKIDILKQLVEINSVNGNELTVSKFIADKLAEHHIDSTIDAFGEHRANLVAEIGDAQDTRVLAFEGHQDTVALGDEDKWTHEPLKFTVDGDKAFGRGTADMKSGLAAQVIAIIELVEENVPISGKVRLIATAGEEYGTPGANRLNEQGIAKDVSAMLVGEPTGGEVIFAHSGSLNYQVKSYGKAVHSSAPEKGINAINGIVQYINRENSLFDEVEEDKYLGPVKHSVTLIKGGDQVNIIPDYAEIYGNIRPTLKFDNAHVIDRINQVVERINKDTQYQLEFSIIHNFYPVETDPDNDFIRLVMDSAKSNYLDRQPKLSIINGATDASVFIQSNSDMPVAILGPDAWSEAHQIDEYTTLTSFFETIKTYKTIATKYFA
- a CDS encoding pyridoxal phosphate-dependent aminotransferase, with the translated sequence MKIQKSQVLDNLPKQFFASLVQKVNQKIASGADVINLGQGNPDQPTPKNIVEAMQKATADPNSHKYSPFRGKEELKQAAADFYQREYGVQLDPQTEVAIIGGSKTALVELPLALLNPGDNVFLPDPGYPDYLSGVPLANAKLNLYAINAENDYLPDLTEIDVDHDKRNLIYLNYPNNPTGAIATPEFYQDVVDFAKQNNVSIVQDFAYGAIGFDGNRPVSFLQTPGAKDVGIETYTFSKTYNMAGWRVGFAVGNSDIIEAINLIQDHLFVSVFPAIQDAATAALNESQESVTKLVSRYEQRRDQFFNAARSIGWEPYKSEGTFYAWMPVPEGYTSEKFADLLLEKAAVAVAPGTGFGENGEGYVRIGLLIDEPRYTEACQRIAKLNLFKK
- a CDS encoding DUF975 family protein; amino-acid sequence: MSAVNRITIKEWAKKELNQHFRFYVILIICALLALILSQGISSWYQFSNVGDPDPVVSTWLGIAFLISVIASMFKTSAMFTMIDITRGETDQTEPMQKTFSIFDNGQYFIGWVVINILIAIFVFLWSLLLIFPGIIKGYSYSQAVFIYRDAIKRGEKMGYLEAITESRHRMNGKKWFLFVFDFSFFGWIILTSITAGILGIWVYPYYWLAKAKFYSEFIDNPAQAQEEPVTPIDPPIE
- a CDS encoding MetQ/NlpA family ABC transporter substrate-binding protein, whose amino-acid sequence is MSRRGRNITIWAIVVIVILGIGYLSFGRSASNNAKTVTIGVMSGTKQDDAIWNKVAKVAKDKYKITLQFKKFTDYNQPNKALVNDNIDLNSFQHYDFLNNWNKSNGNKVVSIGKTFITPIRVYSQKVKNIKDLKKGATIAVPNDATNESRSLFVLKNAGLITFKPGTKQATLSSIAKNPKQIKIKELDASQVARSLADVDAAVINTNFAQSAGLNYKSAIYVEPINKDSKRWINIIAARKSDKDKQAYKDVVKSYQTPEVKKEIEKQYGTSEIPAWDLNVNK